The window AATCCTCGCAGTTCCCCTGCAAACTCTGTTCTAAGAATACCCACAACTCGTCTTTCCAACATGCTAGCACATTAAGGGCACACAAATACTACATATTCCTATTAAATTGAAGCAATCAATGCAGTACCATAAGCATCCAAATAAAATCTGACTACCATAGTAAAGTGCCACCTTGGATTATAACTTCTATTTCAATTAACTTCAAATTCTTAATCAAAATGGCAATAATGACAGAAAACCTTGAAGGATTTGCTCCTTCCCTCTAAGTAAGGAAAAACAATCTTCTCAGCTAACCTACTGAGAGCACCGTTTCAGTTTAACCcaaactaatactactattattgaACTTAATCAATTCTCCAATTTTCAAACGTAAGAGAACCAAAACAACACTGAAATATACCAGATTCATCCAAAATTACACTATTACTAATCCGGAGTTAGTACTTATGCAACTAGTTCTTATATACGTTATCATATGGAATGAAACTACTATCCAATACACGCAGTGAACCAACACAATACTGAATTAACTCAGTTTACTCCAAAATTATACAGTTTCTAATCCGAAGTTAGTACTTCTGCACTTGATACATTATCACATGAAAtgaattactataaaattacaatCCAATACCAATAGTATACTAATTCTTAATGCAAAAAAACGATTCAAGAGAAAAACGAGTACCTTTGAGCGAAATGACTGGACGGAATCCCAATCCTTTGAGCATAATCGCCTGAAACGGTAACGTTTCACCGTATTAAAGGTAGTTGGAGCGAACACCATTATCGCTACCgccattttccttttttttgagagagaaagcaAAATCATAACAGtatatatatctttttttttgcttgTCGATATTTTGGGCCTTTTAGTGGCCAAATAAGTAGATAGTGGGCTTCAACCAATGGCCCAATAGCAAAAAACCCATTTTATTGGAATCAATTTagaaatatctaaaaaaaaacagattttaatttatcttgtAGTTGTGGAGTATTATAACAAGTAGtatagtactacctccgtccaccaaaatttgttccattttttcattttcgtccgtccccaaaatttatcatattttacttttactatttttggtagtggacgatctcatgttccactaactcatttctactcacattttattataaaactaatttataaaaataggatccacaatccactaactttttcaactcattttccattacatttcttaaaacccgtgtcaggttaaactgggacaaattttagtggacggaggtagtatatattttaaattacaatgCACACACCCCATTGGCTCATTcacaataattaattggagAATGGAGAAGAAACGTTTGACTTAATATGTTGTGTTTCGTCGTCCAATACAATAATGTACTGATGTAAATgaatataaactaaaatggTCTTCTATATAAAATAGCTTTGACTAATTACTAAATTGGCACgagaaattaaatgaaactaaattattaaataggCTTAAagaaaacttaaaatattagtgCTATCTTTATTCTTTGGAGTCAAATATCATGATTTTGAGCTTAACTTGGACAGTCACGTTATGaaccaatttttatattattatggagtatatatttactAGTATAcaatataacataaaattcatgaataaaaatttaaaatacattgTGCCATATAAGTTGTCTAAGAGCAAGCTATACTAGCAACAATGCTTTCAATTCTCCCTTTCCTTTTGTTGctttcaaataattatttccaaTATAAGTTTTCATGAATAGATCCAAAGTTGATAAAGTGTAGAGACCCTTAAAGTCAATAGTggccattttttatttaatgtttgcCAATTTATTGACAATGAGGGGACCTCACCTTTggctttttttatttatattttttcctagtatatattctctttttttccctcttttaGTTAAAACATAGACCAAATCCAATGCATTGAAATagtaattaaactatttataaCTATTGCTGTGGACAATATGATTCATTTGTTTTCTTCCTACGTGTCGTACTGTCGTTATGGGTTGTGGGCATCTTGTTTTCTCagatgtatatttatttgaatatgatATATTGATATAGAGTTGGATTTAGtaagtttttttaataaaattaactcCATTGGAATTTATACTCGACTATGATTTGTGACTATGGCCTTTCATCTAGTGACAGAGGCGTGGGCAATAtctatttatatactattattgaAAAGTTTTTACTCTACATTTTTCTTGGATGGTCCTATTATAACTCGATTCATGGATAGGTTGTAAATCgtaaaaaatatcttaaaaagcttaataaaaaatttacgaTGAGATTTAAATTCATTGACTTCAAATAACTTTGAAACTCAATCATTTATTCGACCAATAACTCTTATGAAGAAAGCTTTATTGTATGATTCATGTGACACAATATTTCAGACGATCCTAGGTTTGGTCGTCGACTAACCTAGCCTTGGTTCATGAGTATTGTTAGAGGTGTTTGGtttgtaaaattataattatacgattaaatttgtaatgtatttgatttatgaaattgaattttataacttaatcctagatgaatagtcagtcatgtgataattagtaATAGCTAAACCAATCCTACTAAATAACTTCACGacttaattctaaattatattttattaatattttattcagtAAACCAAAAACCACCTCATAAAACTTcatatttgcattttatttatttcaaaggGAATGATAACATTGATGTATTTGGACTATTCTCATGTGGtcgtatatataaataaaagatactctCCATctaaaattcaagaatttacTTGATTATATGGCACTAAGGTTTGCATACTCTGAAAAGTGGAGTGATCATGGCACTCTTTTACACGTGAaatttggtgaaaaaaaaatgtgactactttactattcttttttattcattttttatatacatgACGATGgattaccttttttttcttaattaactTTTGACAAAATGCATTGCAATTAGCACCATTTGGATTGATGATCTAAAAAGAGGGGGCATGAAATCAACAAAGTCATAACTTTGCACTTTCTTATTTGTGGGCTTAACACAAATCTCAATTTCAATACAAAGAAATGCTTGTTGTTAGCAAAAGGCCACAAGTCTCAATTTCAATCACATGCCTAGAGATATAAGAGTACTTTTTACTAGCATTGTTTTTGTTGAGTCCATATTAGTagtatgtttattttgattataatcTCTTAATAATAGTGTTATGATCATGTTGATAATTTTGCACATAGAAATCATagctcaatttattttttattcatttatttaagtttatgaagaaaatgaaaattttagctttgatttttattgttacTCAATCAGAATGGAAACCTTATCATACTCATACTCAagcaaattattaaaatttgtgttaacGATAGTTGAAATAAGAACTTATAAAAAAGGGataataacaatttaaattataaaataattccaattGAAATGTACGATGATCCATAAGATTTTACtttcttattattatatgttaaaaaatgttaaatgaGGCCAAAAAAAGACGAAATAATCAGAAAACTTTGTTTCTCAATGCAGTAAATAAGGATGTGGAAAACAAGACAGGAATTCTCTACAATTATACTGTAGAACAATTGAAGGGATGTGGCGCAGCTCGGTAGCGCGTTTGTCCAATTCAATTCAGTGAGGtctttcattcacatttttttcctCCAAGAACGTTTTCTAAAACTCCTTGACCCCCAAATTTTGAGTAACCCGAGATCGCCAAATGTTTGGGAGTTCCTCTATTCAATCATTTTCCTTCTTCTTATTGTTGGATATCTCGTTCGTACAcatcttttctttgttttccaGGACTCTAGTGAGTTACAGACAGAGTTCGAAAAGGTCAAATCTTTGATGATTCCATCATctttggtcaaattctggtcAGTcccataatttttaaaattggaatattaaatcacgaaattttaatatttgtcatttattCCATTCATGAATAAATCAATGTCTTTTGGTGACGTTAAAAAGACATTGTTTCAAtataataagaaataataaaactataaaaaagattttttaaaaaaaagatatttattataataaaacacGTCGATTTGAACATCATCAAAAGACGACATTTtgtatatgaataaaataaatgagaaatgatttttatttacaattataGGCATCAAAATTCATGGCAAACATTCAATCAAGAAAGGGATGTGTTCTTTCGTCTTTTATTTAGCGAAGACTTGTACCTAATAAAGCATTGGGGTCTAGTTTTAGCCCAATGCAATTATTactaattttgatattcatacacaaatactactcctagtattattttggacATACAGGGAcatataacttataaaattataaaacaaaataaaataaaataaaactatacgTATCAATGCCCTTCTTCCTAATTGTGACTTGAAACATACTAACCTTATgtagaaagaaaaggaattcAAAATGGATAGTTAATGTGTTTCAAAATCCCTACAGGGAAAGGAGTGGGAAGATGAGATGAGGGATTAGAGGATTATCCTTATTAGGACTTTCTAAAAACACCTTCTGTCACGTCATTAGGATTTCTCACcccactgccacatcactaggacaTCCCACTACACAATAGTGGACTAGCACTAGGACTAGCCGACGCCCTagccaataaaataaattaaaaaaatacgattaattcattttaattgttggtgtttatcaaatacacaaaaaatgaagtaatgaGTTGTAAATAttgagtataaataaaaaaaataaaaaaatgggacgTCCTACCTCTTGTCCGTCGCCAGCCCACAATAACGGACGAGCGCACAGATAAGCAGGCGGACGTCCACCTTTTACGACGGACGACCTCTCGTCCTCCTGAGACGTCCGTCACCCGCTCGCGACTCGCCGTCCACAATAGTAGACTAGCACACGGACTGGCGGCTAGTCCGCTATTGTAGATGCTCTTATCGATTTGAAGAAAAGATATTATTTGTTGGATACCAAATCCATTaattaggagtactattattatcaattttttttattattatttaaatttaaataaaatagagacaGTCACCCGCTATGAAGTGTATAAGTTAAATAGGTGCCTAAATGTAGGATGGTAGGAATCCTATAAATTTGAAGGTTTCTCTTTTTGGGATGGTTATTGGCCTCATAATGTGGCACATTATGTATCTATTCAACTATTTTGCATGAATACATTTTCCAAATGACCACTCTACCATAGttgtatacatatttttagttCGACACGATATGGTGGATGACTCATACCAATACTTTCATGTTCAATTATGATACAGCTAGATTGATGGATTTTCTTTTGAGTTAACCActtttattatactccattaattaCATAAGGAAAGGAGTAGTTGTAGATTCTTTTATCCTTGGTTAAAAATAGAACGAATGTAAAAACATTGAATCCAATTCGCATTCCCTATGTTCGATTTTATTAGGCCATTTTCATCGATCACATAtacaaattctaaaaaaaaggTGTGGGCAGATTTTTCTTGTGTCATTTGGTGAgagtaattttataatactccatattcaTTACTGTTAGTCCACAAAAATAGcactagtactagtatttttttccattttggatcGTTAATCGAAATTAATCGGTATGTTCTATAGTAATAAGTTTCATTCTCTAATAAGTAACGTGAgtcacaatttttattacaatacttcaattatttttttattctaaagaTTAGAGTGAGTAATTAATCATGAGACTAAAATTCTCTGGTTCGAGTCACCGTAATGTgattattactaatatttatattcatttgtcTATCAAATATTGTACTCCTAAACcacatactattatttattacaaatagtattattttttaaggacGGAGATAGTAGGTTAGATGAGTAACTGATgaatacataaataatattcatagCTAGAGATTACGGATAATAATGAAATGCaaactttatatattgtacaactTTCAAACTTATCAACATAGTGTCAACATAAtgtcaattatttaaaatttcaagattttgatgtcaacacaGCGCCAACATACCGCCAACATAACGTCAACCattgacactgtgttgacatttttgttgttgttattttgtcatctgttgatattttctaacgaTCCAAAttatagtttggagtttgtacaatatttaaagtttgcatttgattacatctttaaagattatagtagtatatattatcgagagataaatgaatatttaaatagtacttaatacttaatttttgtattttttttaaagggtGATAAAAACTAGTATTATAACTTAATACATTTTTCGATTAGTATcgtaaaattcaaaattggttgctaaaatcataaatcttGATGGATTATGTCAATTTTCCACGACAGATTTTCGATAATAGATCAAGTATTGTGTTCATTTTAATCCTAGCATGgatttaaatgaatattatcGTGACATATTTAATCTTACACGACACTTAAACTATTTATACACATATGTGGATCTGATAGGATTGAAATCAGTTTTTCAAGCATTTTTATGTCTCACATCTACCCCAGAGTGGGATCTTCGCTGACCACCACCTCTCTACAGTCtttgattcaattttcttGTACCGAGGTAGAGGAGCTCAAGTGCTCGGACTGAAAAGTTTTCACGTTAGACAATGGCGGGAGTGAGAAGAGGAGGACGAGCTCAAGTAGCTGACATGAAATAAATACGAAGGGAGAGAtcgaattttgaaatttagttGGACCAAAATGGTACTATTTGGGtccattaaattattttgtatccCCGTAGATATACATGTTGCATTTGCTAAATTTCGCTCGAAAATGCGAGTTAGATAAATTGGAAATTCGACAAAAactatcaaaatttatgattttagcaATCGATATTCAAAGTTTATGGAAAAAATCATAACAATACCCTAAATTCAGGACAACTATTACCtcttttttgaatatttagatttatttattttggttaatTGAAATAGCGAAGTTTATAAGTAGATGAAATAGcataacattttatttcatgtacATTTCTGACTTGCTAGCTAGACAGAACTTGCTCGAGCACGTAATTATGATCctttcaaaaagttaaaagtCTGATTTCTTTTAGTAATAGTTAGGTTGGGATACAAATATTAGGACTATTTggactttaatttaatacaatgAGTTCTAATTAGACTATGATggaattgtttgttttgtgcACACAAATATTAGgactttaatttaaaacaatgaGTTCTAATTAGATTATGATggaattgtttgttttgtgcACACATATATTGTGGTTGCGGAGACAGCTATGCCCGTgaccaaaataaaacttagacgttacaatttaatttattcaaagccactaaaataaatataaatatctttcACATTGTTACCCATCTCTTTTAATAATCATCTCTCCCCTTTATATAATCATCAAATAAATCGcagagaaaagaagaagaagaagaacccTCACTTCTCTTCTGGGTTTAAACcccactttctctctctagaatcACACTCTCGCAATCCAAAATCGGATGTAGTCGCCGCCTGATCTCAGCCAAACTCCCCCAAAACAATCCAATTGAAGCCATAAATTGCTGCAGTTTCGTGTGCAGAAATGGCGGAAGCgaaggggaagaagaagaggctGTCGATAAACCTCTCCTTTCTCGCGCTCTCCGACTCCAGGAAGCGAGCAAACGCGCGCTTCCTCCCGGCGCATTTCGAGAATCCGAGCGGCGTCGTCGGGCTCGGCATTCTCGCCGCCATGAGAGGCGATCGCGGCCAGCAGCACGATCTGTTCCTCAATAACGGTGCCGCGCTGGCGATTTCGCCGAAGTCGGCGTCCAATTCCATCCACGTGATCAGCGGTAGTCGGAAGAGGATCGGGGCGGAGGAGTGTGAGGAGTACACGTGTGTGATTTCTCACGTGGGGGAGAATCTCGTGAAGAAGAGGGAGTATTTCGAGGGGGATGTTAGTGACGGTGTTGTTGCTGGCGGTTTTGCGGCGGAGAGTGGCGGTGCTGAAGCCTATGCCGATTTTCTGAATTCCTGCGGCATGTGCGAGAAGAAGCTTCATGGATTGGATGTTTTCATGTACAGGTAAATTTCGATTACTGTTTAATTTCAGGTGAATTTGTGGATTTATTGGATTATGTCTTACTTTTTGATTGTTAGATTATGTCTTGCTTTTGtggataattttttaactGTTGGCGATGGTGAGTTAGGTTGTGCTTCATGCTTATTCCGTGTTTTAGGTATCCTTTTTGGAAAAGTatcttgtttgtttttgaTTATTTCGATTCGATTTATCTTTGCATTATAGTTTTGGAACTGGAATTGctttttttagagagagagagagcctAATTGGTTCCCCTAAAGATGAATGTATCACAATGCAATCTTACTAGCTTTAtactgagagagagagagggggaggGGGGGCCCTAATTGGTTCCCCAAAAGATGAATGGATCAGAGTGCAATCTCACCAGCTTTATATTGAAGATTCTCATAAAAACACTTTATACAACATGTATTTCAGTGGAAAGGGTATATAGTTAATAAAGCACTACTACTTCTGTGGCTGTTGTGttttcacttttaatattgattagaACAGCAGTGGTACTCAGATATGAGAATCAGCAGTTAAAAAGCTAAAATTCGATATTTTCTAGTTTGTAGATGGTGAAGATTATTGAACAAGCACACTAAAAAGCATGTGTGCTTGATGATGGTGATATCACAAAACAAGTAGTTAGAGGAGTTTGGTTACCCATCATAAGCAAGTGGCTTGAGTCACTTGTAGGTACCTTTTAGAGAAATTAGCGAAGAAGTCGCTGCTTTAGCGCATCAGTTATTAGTATGCTATCATAAAAAACTGAGTAGTTTAAAAGCTTTACGGTGTTCCAAAGCTTCTCAAGTAAGTTTTGGAACAACATTTGGCAAGAAACAAATTACTCTGCTTTTTTGTAGAAAATTATGCACTGTCACATTTCTTATGTAGTAATGAGAAATTAGTTTATAATCtctcatatatatttatgcaaCTGCTCTGAAGATGGAGTAGAGAGACGGGAAGGGTCGAATTGCAGCAAAGTATTAGTTTTCCTTTAAAGTATATATGGTGTGTTCAGTTGTAATCCTGATTCCTTATATGTTAATACTAACAGTTTGCTTGTAGTGCAAAATATGCTTGCTTGATTCTGTAAGTAAATACATCAGTTGTTAACTCTAGCAATGTACTCTGCACTCTACAAGAAAACTCAAATACGTCTTTGTTAAAAGATGGAAACTCTGATTGTATAACTTGCACATACTCTTCTAAGAGCATGAGCTTACTCTGATAACTAAGATGTATTTCTTGTGGACCATTATCACTGCATCAGGAATTCAAGATTctactatttactttttccatTCACGAAATCTATCTATATCATTACAAATTTGACTCATCCCACTTAGATGGAGATGCTAATCTAGACCTTTTAGCATGTGTTTCGTCAGCCACATTAGTCTTCCACTATATGCTGCATCATCATGGTATTTTCGAATTCTGGGATTTGTTTGAGTGGGAATATCTCAAAATTACCGCAAGAAAAAcaagaagagagagagttttGTGGGCCAACTCATATGATGAATTCTGCATTAGTTTGAGGCATAAATTGTGATGTGTATATCTAACAACTCATCATTCATGGCTTTGAATAATTGATCACTGGAAAACTACAAACGAAAATGGGCATGCATTTGATCATGATGGAAAGAATGTCACAATCTCTTATTTCTGAATGTTGATTTGCATCTTCTTGTGATGATTCTGCAGAGGAGATAAGGCATTCTGCAGCGCAGAGTGTCGCTGCAAGCAAATCTCCATGGACGAACAGAAGGAGAAGTGCCATTCAGAGGCGAGGCGGGCACGTATGAAGCACTCGGTTTCACCATTCTCTGTAGCTGCAGCCTGAGTTGTTGAGATGCTTGAccgtatatataaatatatatatatatagtatataccGAGTGTATAAGAATAAAAGCTCCTCGGAGATCGTTTGTGTGGGAGAGTGTGGGGTTGGGTTGGGGGGGTAGGgttctttgaaattttggttCGTAAACTCTAGGGACGGGACAGTGGGGTAGAGTCGTACGACCAGAGTCCCTATGTTGAGAAATGTTGAGAAGGCAAATAGAAAatgtttcaataattatatgtatCTATTATCCACCTGCCCTTATACTTCTTTGTATTAATCAAAAAACATTGGCCTTCGAGGTTTTGAGTTCACGCTCATGAATTCAGTGAGACATTTCACAACTTCTTCTGCTACGTTTAACAAGTCtttgaaattctatttttaatatagtttTTTTGACATGAATCATAAAACGAAAGAAATAGGAGTAgcaaagaaagagaaatgaattAGCCATAAGATTACATCTCTGAGATAAATTCTAAATTctcaaattgaaataatttaataattatatttgtctATAAGAGCATCATTAACGGTAGGGGACCGGCCGCATCCCGGCCCTCGTCACGCCGCCCGTGCTGCTGAAGTTGCGTCCCAGCCCGCGTTGGATGTTTTCCGGGCCGGGCCGCAAGTCCAcactattactattttttattttattattttattttttagctatatactccctcagtctgcgaataggagtcccgctttaccattttggtccgtccacgaataagagtccaggttcattatttctataaatggtaaaaggtcccacattccaccaactcattccactcacatatcatttaaaactaatataaataagtgagactcattttccactaactttctttcacccacttttcttaatatttcttaaaacccgtgccgaaaataaatgaaactcttattcgtggacggagggagtatattccatttgtgcattatttttCCACATTTTCTCAACTTCAATCCTCTTGTATTCCAAAATTTCCGGCTTCTGTGGATTGGTTTAACAGCGCCCAACGACAGATGGACGAATTcgtcaacaacaacaactgGCACGTGTCGCCGTCGCCCGATGCAACGCCTAGTCCAGGGTTGCCTACCAACATGGAAATCACATCGCCAGTTAGTACTGATGAGTACGAAATCAGTGATATGGAGCCCGTTGAAGGgaggggcaagggcaaggttGCGGATGAGGAGGGTCGAAGAAGTATAGTCCGCAGGAGACAACGTGGCTGGCTAAGAACTTCGTCGACGTCTCTGAGGATCCTATCATCGGCAACCAGCAGAGCGCCAAAGTGTTCTGGACGCGGATTGCGGATAAGTACAACGATGGTCGTCCTAAAGGGTCGTTCGAGCATAACTACACGAAGCTACGCAAGCATTGGGGT is drawn from Salvia hispanica cultivar TCC Black 2014 chromosome 6, UniMelb_Shisp_WGS_1.0, whole genome shotgun sequence and contains these coding sequences:
- the LOC125195865 gene encoding FCS-Like Zinc finger 14-like — protein: MAEAKGKKKRLSINLSFLALSDSRKRANARFLPAHFENPSGVVGLGILAAMRGDRGQQHDLFLNNGAALAISPKSASNSIHVISGSRKRIGAEECEEYTCVISHVGENLVKKREYFEGDVSDGVVAGGFAAESGGAEAYADFLNSCGMCEKKLHGLDVFMYRGDKAFCSAECRCKQISMDEQKEKCHSEARRARMKHSVSPFSVAAA